One genomic region from Candidatus Margulisiibacteriota bacterium encodes:
- a CDS encoding DUF1016 domain-containing protein: VKLSEENKTVGIILCKSKNKALVEITLPKGNKTIFASKYQTVLPSKTELQELIESR; this comes from the coding sequence GTTAAATTGTCAGAAGAAAACAAGACCGTCGGAATTATTCTTTGTAAATCTAAGAATAAAGCATTGGTGGAAATTACTCTGCCCAAAGGTAATAAAACGATATTTGCCAGCAAATATCAAACAGTTTTGCCCAGTAAGACAGAATTACAGGAGCTAATTGAAAGTAGATAA
- the cimA gene encoding citramalate synthase yields the protein MHKAITVLDSTLRDGEQGEGISFTVQDKLKITRLLDEFGLHYIEGGWPGSNPKTDEYFRLVKKEKLKTARIVAFSSTCRAGKSAQDDPNLQNLLNAGTPVVTVFGKTWDLHVKDALKISLAENLKIIDDTIRFLKKHKKEVFFDAEHFFDAYKHNPEYALSTLLTAQDAGADRLVLCDTNGGTLSQEIQEIVSTARAGLQTPLGIHTHNDTETAVASSLAAVAAGATQVQGTINGYGERCGNANLCAIIPALQLKMGCRILPPQKLAELAALARRVAEIANLPLPNQAAYVGHSAFAHKAGVHVSAIQKNSATYEHIDPKLVGNKQRVLISELSGASNLLYKAKTLRLALQKDAPQTRQLVQKIKALESAGYHFEEGEASLELLLHRTLGRHQPLFELISFHVTNEKFDEKELLVEATVKIKVKGQEIHTVADGNGPVSALGRALRKALSADYPQVKNIALSDYKVRVLDGRSGTEAKVRVIIESRDGRRTWGTVGVSTDIIEASWHALVDSIEYGLLK from the coding sequence ATGCACAAGGCTATTACGGTACTGGACAGCACATTGCGCGACGGCGAGCAGGGCGAAGGTATTTCTTTCACCGTGCAGGACAAGCTAAAGATCACCCGTCTGCTCGACGAGTTTGGCCTTCATTATATAGAGGGTGGCTGGCCGGGCAGCAATCCCAAGACCGACGAATATTTCCGCCTGGTCAAAAAGGAAAAACTTAAAACGGCCAGGATCGTGGCTTTCAGCTCGACCTGCCGCGCTGGCAAGTCAGCCCAAGATGATCCCAATCTGCAAAACCTGCTGAACGCCGGTACGCCGGTCGTTACGGTTTTCGGCAAAACCTGGGACCTGCATGTCAAAGACGCGCTGAAAATATCACTGGCCGAAAATTTAAAAATCATTGACGACACGATCCGTTTTCTCAAAAAACATAAAAAAGAAGTTTTTTTTGACGCCGAACATTTTTTTGACGCGTACAAACACAACCCTGAATACGCGCTGAGCACACTGCTGACCGCGCAGGACGCCGGCGCCGATCGCCTCGTGCTTTGCGACACCAATGGCGGGACCCTGTCCCAGGAAATACAAGAAATTGTCAGCACGGCGCGCGCCGGTCTGCAAACTCCGCTCGGCATACACACGCACAACGACACGGAAACCGCCGTCGCCAGCTCTCTGGCCGCTGTGGCCGCCGGCGCGACACAGGTGCAGGGCACGATCAACGGCTACGGCGAACGCTGCGGCAACGCCAATCTTTGCGCGATCATTCCCGCGCTGCAGCTAAAAATGGGCTGCCGGATTTTGCCGCCGCAGAAATTAGCGGAATTAGCCGCGCTGGCCCGCCGCGTGGCGGAGATCGCCAACCTGCCGCTGCCCAATCAAGCCGCCTATGTCGGCCATTCCGCTTTTGCGCACAAGGCCGGCGTGCATGTCAGCGCGATCCAAAAAAACTCCGCGACCTACGAACATATCGACCCCAAACTCGTAGGCAATAAACAGCGCGTCCTGATCTCCGAACTCTCCGGAGCCAGCAACTTGCTGTACAAAGCCAAGACCCTGCGCCTCGCTTTACAAAAAGACGCTCCGCAGACCAGACAGCTCGTGCAAAAAATCAAGGCGCTGGAATCCGCCGGCTACCATTTTGAAGAAGGCGAGGCCTCGCTGGAATTATTGCTGCACCGAACGCTGGGGCGGCATCAGCCGCTGTTTGAGCTGATCAGCTTTCATGTGACCAATGAAAAATTTGACGAAAAAGAATTGCTCGTCGAAGCGACTGTTAAGATCAAAGTAAAGGGACAAGAAATCCACACTGTCGCGGACGGCAACGGCCCGGTGTCAGCGCTTGGCCGCGCTCTGCGCAAGGCGCTGTCCGCTGACTATCCGCAGGTCAAAAATATCGCGCTGTCGGATTACAAGGTGCGCGTACTCGACGGCCGCAGCGGCACAGAAGCCAAAGTGCGCGTCATTATCGAATCCCGCGACGGCCGCCGGACCTGGGGTACGGTCGGTGTGTCCACCGATATTATCGAGGCCAGCTGGCATGCTTTGGTCGACAGCATCGAATACGGCCTGTTAAAATAA
- the lysA gene encoding diaminopimelate decarboxylase — protein sequence MLYNKNEYMPLTSSIGVQNNLEIGGCDLTALAAQYGTPLYIMDEETLRTNCRAYTQAFTENYPDTVIAYASKALAVAGIYQIIAGEGLSADVVSGGELHIALKAGFDASKIIFHGNNKSAQELTEALRAGVGLIVVDNAAELQNLESAAGRLQKKAAALIRVQPGIEAHTHDFVKTGGFDSKFGVHIEQVCGFIEEVKRCRNIDFMGLHTHIGSQILDVNPFSFVVEKMAALAEKIQKNNHLEVKILNLGGGLGITHLEKETPPPVVDYARIISQELKYHCEKRRLPLPRLIVEPGRSIAGRAGVTLYTIGAVKNNQNIRKYLFVDGGMSDNPRPMLYDAKYAADIVSKMSSRKTDRVTIAGKFCESSDVLIKDIYLPPAAAGDLLVVYATGAYNYSMSSNYNQNPRPAMALVNAGQSRILVRRETYDDLLARQEL from the coding sequence ATGTTGTACAACAAAAATGAATATATGCCCTTGACCAGCAGTATCGGCGTTCAGAACAATCTGGAGATCGGCGGCTGCGATCTGACCGCTCTAGCCGCGCAGTACGGCACGCCGCTGTATATCATGGATGAAGAAACTCTGAGGACAAACTGCCGCGCATACACGCAGGCTTTTACGGAAAACTATCCCGATACCGTGATCGCTTACGCTTCCAAAGCGCTGGCTGTCGCCGGCATTTACCAGATCATTGCCGGGGAAGGTTTAAGCGCTGATGTGGTTTCCGGCGGCGAGCTGCACATTGCGCTCAAGGCCGGGTTTGACGCGTCGAAAATTATTTTTCACGGCAACAACAAATCCGCGCAGGAGTTAACGGAAGCTCTGCGGGCCGGAGTCGGCTTGATCGTCGTCGACAACGCCGCGGAGCTGCAAAATCTGGAAAGCGCCGCCGGACGCTTGCAAAAAAAAGCGGCGGCTCTGATCCGCGTCCAGCCCGGCATCGAGGCGCACACGCACGATTTTGTCAAAACCGGCGGCTTTGATTCAAAATTTGGCGTGCATATTGAACAGGTCTGCGGCTTTATCGAAGAAGTCAAACGCTGCCGCAATATTGATTTTATGGGACTGCATACTCATATCGGTTCGCAAATTCTTGATGTCAATCCTTTCAGCTTTGTCGTGGAAAAAATGGCCGCGCTGGCTGAAAAAATCCAAAAAAACAATCATCTCGAAGTGAAAATCTTAAATCTGGGCGGTGGTCTGGGCATTACTCATTTAGAAAAAGAAACTCCGCCGCCGGTGGTGGATTATGCCAGGATCATCAGCCAGGAATTAAAATACCATTGTGAAAAACGCCGCCTGCCGCTGCCCCGACTGATCGTCGAGCCCGGGCGCTCGATAGCCGGACGCGCTGGCGTCACGCTCTACACTATCGGCGCGGTCAAAAACAATCAAAATATCCGCAAATATTTATTCGTGGACGGCGGCATGTCGGACAATCCGCGGCCGATGCTGTACGACGCAAAATACGCCGCGGACATTGTCAGCAAAATGTCCAGCCGCAAAACCGACAGGGTGACGATCGCCGGCAAGTTTTGCGAATCCAGCGATGTGCTGATCAAGGATATTTATCTGCCGCCGGCCGCCGCCGGCGATCTGCTGGTCGTTTACGCCACCGGCGCCTACAATTACAGCATGTCCTCCAATTACAATCAAAATCCGCGGCCGGCGATGGCGCTGGTCAACGCCGGCCAAAGCCGCATCCTCGTGCGCCGTGAAACCTATGACGACTTGCTCGCCAGACAGGAGCTTTGA